Genomic DNA from Peribacillus simplex NBRC 15720 = DSM 1321:
GATAGGCAAATGAGTTCTAAGTGTCTCAAAAAAATGCCGCCCTATCGTCCTCACAGGATTAAAGGCGATCATTGGGTTCTGCATAATCATTGCGATTTCACTGCCCCGTACTTTCCTTATGTCTTCTGTGGAAACATTTAAAAGGTCTATATTATTAAACTTGATGCTCCCTTGCACCACCTTTGCCTTGTCAGGTAAAAGATTTAGCAAAGACATGCATGTCATCGTTTTCCCTGATCCACTTTCTCCGACAATGCCCAACACTTTCCCAGCCTCGAGTTTAAAACTGACATCATTGACAGCCTGAGTCACTCCATACGGTGTCGATACAATAACCTTCAAATTTTCTACAGTTAGATTGGGGTGTTTTCCCATCTTCCAACCATCCTCCCTTCTATTCCTTTTTTAGGTCTAGAGCATCCCTCAAAGCTTCGCCAAACAAGTTAAAACCAAATACAACGATGAAGATCATCAACCCAGGGTAAAGCATCAATGAAGGGGTTTCTCTAAAAAATGGCTTACTATCATTGATCATCATTCCCCACTCTGCCTCTGGCGGCTGTATGCCAAGTCCAAGAAAAGAGAGTCCAGAAATTGCTAAAATAACTCCTCCGATGTCCATAAAGATTAATACAACAACTTGAGAAATGATGGCAGGTAAAATATGTTTGATGACAATGACTCTCATTGGTGTCCCGCATATTTTGGCTGCTAAGACAAAGTTTTGCTCCTTTACACTAAGAACCATTCCTCGAATGACGCGTGCATAAAAAACCCATTGGACAAGCACCATCGCCAAGATCAGATTGCCAAGACTCGGTCCTAAAGTTCCGATTAAAGCTAAGGACAGCAGAAAGCTTGGAAATGCCATGAGAATGTCACACATTCTCATGAAGAGATAATCAACTTTCCCCCCAATAAAGCCTGCATAAATACCAAGTGGGATACTAATAATCATCATTAATCCCATGACAAGGAAAGCTGTTCCCAACGAGGTTCGTGTTCCATAGATTAATCGGGACAATATACATCTCCCTAAATGATCAGTCCCCATTGGAAACTGAGAGGAGGGCCCTTGCAGCTTCTGAACGATATCAATCAAGTTCGGATCATTAGGAGCCAAAAAAGGAGCAAAAAGAGCCAATACTGTCAGGAAGGAAATAATCATGATACTGATCATCATGAGCTTATGTGTCATCAGCATTCTTTTCACGTTTTGCACCATTCTTATTTCTCTCCTTCCCAGCGTATACGGGGATCCAGGAAAGAATATGTAAGATCCACAAGAAGATTGCAGACCACAAAGATCACACCCATAAACAAAACACACCCCTGAATCATTGGATAATCTTGATTTAAAATAGATGTGACAAATAACTGTCCCATGCCGGGCCAAGAAAAAATTGTTTCAACAATAACCGCTCCGCTTAGCATGTTCCCGAAGCTCATCCCAAGTCCAGTTATCACAGGTAATAAGGACCTTTTTAAGACATGTCTGAAAACGATTAGTCTTTGGCGTAACCCTCTCGCTCTAGCATACACAACAAATGGCTCATTCAAATTTCCTAGCATACTAGCTCGAAGCAATCGCATATACGTCCCTATATAAGCAAAAGCCAATGTCAAGGAAGGAAGCGCTAGATGCGCCAAGGTCCCCCTTCCCAATACAGGAAATAAATCTAACTTTACAGATAAAAAATAGATCAAGAGAAACCCAAGCCAAAAGGTTGGCATAGAGACACTTACAAAGGCTACTATTCTGCTAAACTGATCAACAAATTTCCCCTTGTAAATAGCCGAAATCATGCCTATAGGTAAACTAATAACAACAATTAAGATAAGCGAAGCAAATGTTAATTGAACTGTTGGGAAGAAATGTACCATAATTTCTTCCCATACGGAGTTATTGGACACGTAAGACATCCCTAAATCCAATTGCAACACTTTTCCCAGCCATACAAAATACTGGACATATAAAGGCTTGTTTAAACCAAGCTCAACTCGAAGGGCTGCCACTGTCTCATTCGTAGGAGGAATATGTGACGCCCTTAAGTAAGCTACTGCCGGATCTCCAGGAATTAAGTAAAGCAAGATAAAAGTAATGAGCGAAATTCCGAGTAATATTGGAATTAAACTTGTGAGACGTTTAAAAATAAACCAACTCATGTAGCACTCCTTAAGTTGTTTTTAAGTATCCCCTATTTCAATTAACATCAATTGAAGTTAAAGGGACCTCAGCTTCTTGAGGTAAAAAATCTACTCCACTAATGTTTTTTTGATACACCGCTATATTAGACTGATAAGATATCGGTAAA
This window encodes:
- the nikB gene encoding nickel ABC transporter permease codes for the protein MSWFIFKRLTSLIPILLGISLITFILLYLIPGDPAVAYLRASHIPPTNETVAALRVELGLNKPLYVQYFVWLGKVLQLDLGMSYVSNNSVWEEIMVHFFPTVQLTFASLILIVVISLPIGMISAIYKGKFVDQFSRIVAFVSVSMPTFWLGFLLIYFLSVKLDLFPVLGRGTLAHLALPSLTLAFAYIGTYMRLLRASMLGNLNEPFVVYARARGLRQRLIVFRHVLKRSLLPVITGLGMSFGNMLSGAVIVETIFSWPGMGQLFVTSILNQDYPMIQGCVLFMGVIFVVCNLLVDLTYSFLDPRIRWEGEK
- the nikC gene encoding nickel transporter permease, which produces MVQNVKRMLMTHKLMMISIMIISFLTVLALFAPFLAPNDPNLIDIVQKLQGPSSQFPMGTDHLGRCILSRLIYGTRTSLGTAFLVMGLMMIISIPLGIYAGFIGGKVDYLFMRMCDILMAFPSFLLSLALIGTLGPSLGNLILAMVLVQWVFYARVIRGMVLSVKEQNFVLAAKICGTPMRVIVIKHILPAIISQVVVLIFMDIGGVILAISGLSFLGLGIQPPEAEWGMMINDSKPFFRETPSLMLYPGLMIFIVVFGFNLFGEALRDALDLKKE